One window of Enterobacter sp. RHBSTW-00175 genomic DNA carries:
- the aegA gene encoding formate-dependent uric acid utilization protein AegA, which yields MNRFIMANSQQCIGCRACEVACVMAHNDEQHVLSERHFHPRITVLRSGARKSPVTCHHCENAPCAQSCPNGAISKNNDSVQVNQQKCIGCKACVVACPFGTMEIIVTPLNNGSVKATAHKCDLCVQRPQGPACIENCPAEVLTLATPGVLDNLAKSRRQRTARLEAQPWHSEAAPRQTPPTKLQQMQALVPRGEPDKLSPEARGCNFNEIYLPFRAEQAHREASRCLKCGEHSICEWTCPLHNHIPQWIERVKEGDIAGAVALSHQTNCLPEITGRVCPQDRLCEGACTVRDESGAVTIGNIERYISDQALAMGWTPDMTGVVPVDKRIAIIGAGPAGLACADVLVRHGVNVTVYDRHPEIGGLLTFGIPAFKLDKSLLARRREIFTAMGIHFELNCEVGKDVSMSQLLTDYDALFIGVGTYRSMKAGIPHEDAPGVYDALPFLVANTRQVMGLEPTTAEPYINTQGLNVVVLGGGDTAMDCVRTALRHGAAKVTCAYRRDEANMPGSKKEVKNAKEEGAGFEFNVQPVELTLAKNGQVNGIRMLRTELGEPDAQGRRRPVAVAGSEFVMPADAVIMAFGFNPHAMPWLQAHGVNTDDWGRIVASVDSPYRYQTTNPQIFAGGDAVRGADLVVTAMAEGRHAAQGMMDWLGVRAPKTH from the coding sequence ATGAATCGTTTTATTATGGCCAACAGTCAGCAATGTATCGGATGTCGTGCTTGCGAAGTCGCCTGTGTCATGGCGCACAACGACGAGCAACATGTCCTGAGCGAGCGCCATTTTCATCCCCGCATTACGGTACTCCGGTCGGGTGCCAGAAAAAGCCCCGTCACCTGCCATCATTGCGAGAATGCGCCCTGTGCGCAGAGCTGCCCTAACGGCGCTATCAGCAAAAACAATGACAGCGTACAGGTGAATCAACAAAAATGCATTGGTTGCAAAGCCTGCGTGGTGGCCTGCCCGTTTGGCACGATGGAAATCATCGTTACGCCGCTGAACAACGGTAGCGTGAAGGCCACGGCCCACAAGTGCGATCTCTGTGTGCAGCGCCCGCAAGGCCCGGCCTGCATCGAAAACTGCCCGGCGGAAGTCCTGACGCTCGCCACGCCCGGGGTACTGGATAATCTGGCGAAATCACGCCGCCAGCGCACCGCAAGGCTTGAAGCGCAGCCCTGGCATAGCGAGGCGGCACCGCGCCAAACGCCACCAACAAAATTGCAGCAGATGCAGGCGCTGGTACCCCGCGGTGAGCCGGACAAGCTTAGCCCTGAAGCCCGCGGCTGCAATTTTAACGAGATCTACCTGCCATTCCGGGCAGAGCAGGCGCATCGCGAGGCATCACGCTGCCTGAAATGCGGCGAACACAGCATCTGCGAATGGACATGCCCGCTGCATAACCACATCCCTCAGTGGATTGAGCGCGTGAAAGAGGGGGACATCGCCGGTGCGGTGGCGCTCTCTCATCAGACCAACTGTTTACCTGAAATTACCGGCCGCGTCTGCCCGCAGGACCGATTATGTGAAGGTGCCTGCACGGTGCGGGATGAATCTGGTGCAGTGACGATTGGCAATATCGAACGTTATATTTCCGATCAGGCGCTGGCCATGGGCTGGACACCAGATATGACTGGGGTCGTCCCGGTAGATAAACGCATCGCCATTATTGGCGCTGGCCCGGCCGGGCTTGCCTGCGCAGATGTGCTGGTGCGCCACGGGGTGAACGTCACCGTGTATGACCGACACCCGGAAATCGGCGGGCTGCTAACCTTTGGTATCCCGGCCTTCAAGCTGGACAAATCACTGCTGGCACGCCGCCGGGAGATATTTACCGCCATGGGGATCCACTTCGAGCTGAACTGCGAGGTGGGCAAAGACGTGTCGATGTCTCAGTTGCTGACTGACTACGATGCCCTGTTTATCGGCGTGGGCACCTATCGTTCGATGAAAGCGGGTATTCCTCATGAGGATGCACCTGGTGTGTACGATGCCCTGCCGTTTTTAGTGGCCAACACGCGTCAGGTGATGGGGCTTGAGCCGACAACTGCCGAGCCGTACATCAACACGCAGGGGCTGAACGTGGTGGTGCTTGGCGGGGGCGATACGGCGATGGACTGCGTGCGTACTGCATTACGTCATGGTGCGGCGAAAGTGACCTGCGCCTACCGCCGTGATGAGGCCAATATGCCTGGCTCGAAAAAAGAGGTGAAAAATGCGAAGGAAGAGGGCGCCGGGTTTGAATTTAACGTGCAGCCGGTTGAGCTGACGCTGGCGAAAAACGGACAGGTGAACGGGATCAGAATGCTGCGCACTGAACTGGGCGAGCCTGACGCTCAGGGGCGGCGTCGGCCAGTTGCGGTTGCGGGCAGTGAGTTCGTGATGCCTGCGGATGCGGTCATCATGGCGTTTGGTTTTAACCCGCACGCGATGCCGTGGTTGCAGGCCCACGGCGTCAACACCGACGACTGGGGGCGCATTGTGGCTTCTGTTGACAGTCCTTATCGCTACCAGACAACCAACCCGCAAATTTTCGCCGGTGGCGATGCGGTGCGCGGTGCGGATTTGGTGGTCACCGCGATGGCGGAAGGGCGTCATGCGGCGCAAGGGATGATGGACTGGCTTGGGGTTCGCGCACCCAAAACGCACTAA
- the narQ gene encoding nitrate/nitrite two-component system sensor histidine kinase NarQ, translating to MTVKRPVSRSLARAFFSIVLLSVFTSAIALLTLASSQRDAEAINIAGSLRMQSYRLGYEMQRASPELQKHRQTWQQTLSAPALQKLDRWYVPDNVKQRYQQLHLAWQEMDRQIAKGDIAWYQTHIQDFVGRIDAFVLALQHYTEHKIQLVILISLAGGLGILLLALITLRGIRRQVVAPLNHLVEASERIEQGDFSTPVPNTHLPNELGQLSRAFNHMSAELHSLYRSLEHSVAEKTQHLNEAHQQLDMLFKCSQALNTGQIDSHCFRHILQIVHEYTQMSYLELRTSDDWQLCEGSEQDALKMQNLPVLMQDTLYGELRWQSETGTVPVPLMKSVATMLGRGLYFNQAQKHYQQLLLMEERATIARELHDSLAQVLSYLRIQLTLLKHAVPEENAAAQTIITDFSRELNNAWHQLRELLTTFRLTLNHANLPGALQESLDSLQSQTQARLILDCRLSSLALDAQKQVHLLQIVREAVLNAIKHAQASEITVSCITATDGTHSVNIRDNGIGIGEASEPPGHYGLNIMRERAGRLGGTLHFSQPPNGGTQVSVTFRTPMSLAGK from the coding sequence GTGACCGTTAAACGACCTGTTTCCAGAAGCCTGGCTCGGGCTTTTTTTTCGATAGTGTTGTTGTCCGTTTTCACCAGCGCTATCGCGCTGCTGACGCTCGCCAGCAGCCAGCGTGACGCTGAGGCCATTAACATTGCAGGCTCCCTGCGAATGCAGAGCTATCGCCTGGGCTACGAGATGCAGCGGGCAAGCCCGGAGCTGCAAAAACACCGCCAGACCTGGCAGCAAACCCTGAGCGCACCCGCGCTGCAAAAGCTCGACCGCTGGTATGTGCCGGACAACGTTAAACAGCGCTACCAACAGCTGCACCTTGCCTGGCAAGAGATGGACAGGCAGATAGCAAAAGGGGACATCGCCTGGTACCAGACGCATATTCAGGACTTTGTCGGCCGTATCGACGCCTTTGTGCTGGCGCTTCAGCACTATACGGAACACAAGATCCAGCTGGTTATCCTGATTTCGCTCGCCGGTGGGCTGGGTATTTTACTGCTCGCCCTCATTACCTTGCGGGGCATCCGCCGTCAGGTTGTGGCACCGCTGAACCATCTGGTTGAGGCGAGTGAACGTATTGAACAGGGCGATTTTAGTACCCCGGTCCCAAATACCCACCTGCCTAATGAACTGGGCCAATTATCCCGCGCGTTCAACCATATGTCGGCAGAGCTGCACTCGCTGTATCGTTCTCTGGAACACTCCGTTGCGGAAAAAACCCAACATCTGAACGAAGCCCATCAGCAGCTCGACATGTTATTCAAGTGCTCGCAGGCGCTGAATACCGGACAGATAGACAGCCACTGCTTCCGCCATATTTTGCAGATTGTGCATGAGTACACGCAGATGAGTTATCTGGAGCTGCGCACCAGCGACGACTGGCAGCTTTGCGAAGGCAGTGAGCAGGACGCACTGAAGATGCAAAACCTACCGGTACTGATGCAGGACACGCTTTACGGCGAGCTGCGCTGGCAAAGTGAAACGGGGACGGTTCCGGTTCCGCTAATGAAAAGCGTGGCCACGATGCTGGGTCGCGGGCTTTACTTCAACCAGGCACAAAAACATTATCAACAGCTGCTGTTAATGGAGGAGCGCGCCACCATCGCTCGCGAGCTGCACGATTCGCTGGCGCAGGTGCTCTCGTATTTACGTATCCAGCTTACGTTGCTCAAACATGCCGTGCCGGAAGAGAACGCTGCGGCGCAAACCATTATTACTGACTTTTCCCGCGAGCTTAACAATGCGTGGCATCAGCTGCGCGAGCTGCTTACCACCTTCCGCCTGACGCTTAACCACGCCAACCTGCCGGGGGCGTTACAGGAGTCGCTGGATAGCTTACAAAGCCAGACGCAGGCCAGACTGATCCTCGACTGCCGTCTTTCTTCGCTGGCGCTGGATGCGCAAAAGCAGGTGCACCTGTTACAGATAGTCCGTGAGGCAGTACTGAATGCCATTAAACATGCCCAGGCGAGTGAGATAACCGTCAGCTGTATTACCGCCACTGACGGAACGCACAGCGTGAATATTCGCGATAACGGGATTGGTATTGGCGAGGCAAGCGAGCCGCCAGGACACTACGGGCTGAACATTATGCGCGAGCGCGCAGGCAGGCTGGGCGGCACTCTGCACTTTTCTCAGCCGCCGAATGGCGGAACCCAGGTCAGCGTAACATTCAGAACGCCGATGAGCCTGGCGGGTAAATAA
- the acrD gene encoding multidrug efflux RND transporter permease AcrD gives MANFFIDRPIFAWVLAIILCLTGVLAITSLPVEQYPDLAPPNVRITANYPGASAQTLENTVTQVVEQNMTGLDNLMYMSSQSSATGQATVTLSFTAGTDPDEAVQQVQNQLQSAMRKLPQAVQNQGVTVRKTGDTNILTIAFVSTDGSMDKQDIADYVASNIQDPISRINGVGDIDAYGSQYSMRIWLDPNKLNSVQMTATDVTDAIKSQNAQIAVGQLGGTPSVDKQALNATINSQSLLQTPDQFRNITLRVNQDGSEVRLGDVATVEMGAEKYDYLSRFNGNQASGLGIKLASGANEMATAKLVLDRLDELSQYFPHGLEYKVAYETTSFVKASIEDVVKTLLEAIALVFLVMYLFLQNFRATLIPTIAVPVVLLGTFAVLYTFGYSINTLTMFAMVLAIGLLVDDAIVVVENVERIMSEEGLSPRDATRKSMGQIQGALVGIAMVLSAVFIPMAFFGGTTGAIYRQFSITIVSAMVLSVLVAMILTPALCSTILKPLHKGEQHGQKGFFGWFNRMFNRNAARYEAGVGRVLHRSLRWMMIYVVLLGGMVWLFLHLPTSFLPMEDRGMFTTSVQLPSGATQQQTLKVVEKVEHYFFTKEKDNVVSVFSTVGSGPGGNGQNVARMFVRLKDWDERDTKTGTSFAIIERATKAFNKIKEARVFASSPPAISGLGSSAGFDMELQDHAGAGHTALMAARDQLLDLASKDATLTRVRHNGLDDSPQLQVDIDQRKAQALGVSIDDINDTLQTAWGSSYVNDFMDRGRVKKVYVQSDAQFRMLPDDINRWFVRNNAGSMVPFSAFSSSHWESGSPRLERYDGYSAVEIVGEAAPGISTGTAMDTMEKLVQQLPNGFGLEWTAMSYQERLSGAQAPALYALSLLVVFLCLAALYESWSVPFSVMLVVPLGVIGALLATWMRGLENDVYFQVGLLTVIGLSAKNAILIVEFANEMNAKGHDLMSATLHACRQRLRPILMTSLAFVFGVLPMATSSGAGSSSQHAVGTGVMGGMISATILAIYFVPLFFVLVRRRFPLKERPE, from the coding sequence ATGGCGAATTTCTTTATCGATCGCCCCATTTTTGCCTGGGTGCTAGCAATTATTTTGTGTCTGACTGGCGTCCTGGCTATTACTTCACTTCCTGTTGAGCAATATCCCGACCTGGCACCGCCAAACGTACGTATCACGGCAAACTACCCTGGTGCGTCGGCACAGACGCTGGAAAATACGGTAACGCAGGTCGTCGAGCAGAACATGACCGGGCTCGATAACCTGATGTACATGTCCTCGCAAAGTAGCGCCACCGGGCAGGCGACGGTCACCCTGAGTTTTACCGCCGGTACTGACCCGGATGAAGCTGTACAGCAGGTACAAAACCAGCTGCAATCGGCCATGCGTAAGTTGCCTCAGGCGGTCCAGAACCAGGGCGTCACGGTACGTAAAACCGGTGATACCAACATTCTGACCATTGCGTTTGTGTCCACCGATGGTTCAATGGATAAGCAGGATATTGCAGATTACGTTGCCAGTAATATTCAGGATCCTATCAGCCGTATCAACGGTGTCGGCGATATCGATGCCTACGGCTCGCAATATTCCATGCGCATCTGGCTGGATCCCAACAAGCTGAACAGCGTCCAGATGACCGCGACAGACGTGACTGACGCCATCAAATCCCAGAATGCCCAAATCGCCGTCGGGCAACTGGGCGGTACCCCTTCCGTTGATAAGCAGGCGCTGAACGCCACCATTAACTCGCAGTCGCTGCTGCAAACGCCTGACCAGTTCCGCAATATTACGCTGCGGGTGAATCAGGACGGCTCTGAAGTACGCCTGGGGGATGTCGCCACGGTAGAAATGGGGGCGGAAAAGTATGACTACCTGAGCCGCTTTAACGGCAATCAGGCGTCCGGTCTGGGGATTAAACTGGCGTCCGGGGCGAACGAAATGGCCACCGCGAAGCTGGTGTTGGATCGTCTGGACGAGCTTTCGCAATATTTCCCGCACGGGCTGGAGTACAAAGTCGCCTACGAAACCACCTCCTTCGTGAAGGCCTCAATTGAGGACGTGGTGAAAACCCTGCTCGAAGCAATCGCGCTGGTGTTCCTGGTGATGTATCTGTTCCTGCAAAACTTCCGCGCCACGCTTATCCCGACCATTGCGGTGCCGGTGGTGCTGCTGGGCACTTTCGCGGTGCTTTACACGTTTGGCTACAGTATCAACACCCTGACCATGTTTGCGATGGTGCTGGCGATAGGCCTGCTGGTGGATGATGCCATAGTGGTGGTCGAAAACGTCGAGCGAATCATGAGCGAGGAAGGGCTATCGCCGCGTGACGCAACGCGTAAATCGATGGGACAAATTCAGGGCGCGCTGGTGGGTATCGCGATGGTGCTCTCGGCGGTATTCATTCCGATGGCGTTCTTTGGCGGCACAACCGGCGCGATTTATCGCCAGTTCTCCATCACCATAGTGTCGGCAATGGTGCTTTCGGTGCTGGTGGCGATGATCCTCACCCCGGCCTTATGTTCCACGATCCTTAAACCGCTGCATAAGGGTGAACAGCACGGCCAGAAAGGTTTCTTCGGCTGGTTTAACCGCATGTTTAATCGTAACGCGGCGCGTTATGAAGCGGGCGTTGGCCGGGTGCTGCACCGAAGCCTGCGCTGGATGATGATTTACGTTGTGCTGCTGGGCGGAATGGTCTGGCTGTTCCTGCATCTGCCTACGTCATTCCTGCCGATGGAAGACCGCGGTATGTTCACCACATCCGTGCAGTTGCCCAGCGGGGCAACGCAACAGCAGACGCTGAAAGTGGTCGAGAAAGTTGAGCACTACTTCTTCACCAAAGAGAAAGACAACGTGGTGTCGGTGTTTTCAACCGTCGGTTCCGGGCCTGGCGGCAACGGTCAAAACGTGGCGCGCATGTTCGTGCGCCTGAAAGACTGGGATGAGCGCGACACGAAAACGGGCACCTCGTTTGCCATTATCGAACGCGCCACCAAAGCGTTTAACAAAATTAAGGAAGCGCGCGTCTTTGCCAGCAGTCCGCCAGCCATCAGCGGGCTGGGTAGCTCCGCCGGTTTTGATATGGAGCTTCAGGACCATGCCGGTGCCGGACACACGGCCTTAATGGCGGCGCGCGACCAGCTGCTTGACCTGGCAAGCAAAGACGCCACTCTGACCCGTGTTCGTCATAACGGCCTTGATGACAGCCCACAGCTACAGGTCGATATTGACCAGCGTAAGGCGCAGGCGTTGGGCGTTTCTATCGATGATATTAACGACACGTTGCAAACGGCGTGGGGCTCCAGCTATGTGAATGACTTTATGGACCGGGGGCGTGTGAAAAAGGTTTACGTCCAGTCCGATGCACAGTTCCGAATGCTGCCGGATGATATCAACCGCTGGTTTGTGCGTAACAATGCGGGCAGCATGGTGCCCTTCTCTGCGTTCTCCAGCTCGCACTGGGAAAGTGGCTCTCCACGTCTGGAGCGTTACGATGGCTATTCTGCGGTAGAAATCGTCGGTGAAGCCGCGCCGGGCATCAGTACAGGGACCGCGATGGACACTATGGAAAAACTGGTGCAGCAGTTGCCGAACGGATTTGGCCTCGAATGGACGGCAATGTCTTACCAGGAACGGCTCTCTGGTGCCCAGGCTCCTGCCCTTTATGCCCTCTCACTGCTGGTGGTCTTCCTTTGCCTTGCTGCGCTTTATGAAAGCTGGTCTGTGCCGTTCTCCGTCATGCTGGTTGTGCCGCTTGGCGTGATCGGCGCGCTGCTGGCGACCTGGATGCGCGGGCTGGAAAACGATGTTTACTTCCAGGTCGGGTTGCTCACCGTAATTGGCTTGTCAGCAAAAAACGCCATTCTGATTGTTGAGTTTGCCAACGAGATGAATGCGAAAGGTCACGATCTGATGTCGGCCACGCTGCACGCCTGCCGTCAGCGTTTACGCCCGATCCTGATGACGTCACTGGCCTTTGTGTTCGGCGTCTTGCCTATGGCGACCAGCTCAGGTGCAGGTTCAAGTAGCCAACATGCGGTTGGTACAGGCGTAATGGGGGGTATGATTTCAGCCACCATTCTGGCCATCTATTTTGTTCCGTTGTTCTTTGTGCTGGTGCGTCGGCGCTTCCCGCTGAAGGAGCGTCCTGAATAA
- the ypfM gene encoding protein YpfM → MIERELGNWKDFIEGMLRK, encoded by the coding sequence ATGATTGAACGTGAACTGGGGAACTGGAAAGATTTTATCGAAGGTATGCTTCGTAAATGA
- a CDS encoding ArsC family reductase gives MVVMYGIKNCDTIKKARRWLETHGVEYRFHDYRADGLDAEFLHTAIAELGWEALLNTRGTTWRKLDESLRASINDATSAAKLMLEMPAIIKRPLLCAPGQPMLLGFSDSLYQTFFVEV, from the coding sequence ATGGTTGTGATGTATGGCATTAAAAATTGCGACACCATCAAAAAAGCGCGTCGCTGGCTGGAAACGCACGGTGTGGAGTATCGTTTTCATGATTACCGTGCCGACGGTCTTGATGCAGAATTTCTGCATACTGCTATCGCTGAACTGGGCTGGGAAGCGCTGCTGAATACCCGGGGCACCACCTGGAGAAAACTGGACGAATCGCTTCGCGCCAGTATCAACGACGCGACCAGCGCAGCTAAACTGATGCTGGAAATGCCAGCAATTATCAAACGCCCATTGCTCTGCGCGCCCGGTCAGCCTATGCTGCTGGGCTTTAGTGATTCTCTTTATCAGACTTTTTTCGTTGAGGTGTAG
- the dapE gene encoding succinyl-diaminopimelate desuccinylase, with the protein MSCPVIELTQQLIRRPSLSPDDAGCQALMIERLRAIGFTVERMDFGDTQNFWAWRGQGETLAFAGHTDVVPAGDADRWINPPFEPTIRDGMLFGRGAADMKGSLAAMVVAAERFVAQHPDHKNRLAFLITSDEEASAHNGTVKVVEALMARNERLDYCLVGEPSSTEVVGDVVKNGRRGSLTCNLTIHGVQGHVAYPHLADNPVHRAAPMLNELVAIEWDKGNEFFPPTSMQIANVQAGTGSNNVIPGDFYVQFNFRFSTELTDEMIKARVVALLEKYSLRYTVDWWLSGQPFLTQRGKLVDAVVNAIAHYNEIKPQLLTTGGTSDGRFIARMGAQVVELGPVNATIHKINECVNAADLQLLARMYQRIMEQLVA; encoded by the coding sequence ATGTCATGCCCGGTCATTGAGCTGACTCAGCAGCTTATTCGCCGTCCCTCCCTCAGCCCGGACGACGCAGGTTGTCAGGCATTAATGATTGAGCGCCTGCGTGCGATCGGTTTTACCGTCGAACGTATGGATTTTGGCGATACACAGAACTTCTGGGCCTGGCGTGGCCAGGGTGAAACGCTGGCCTTTGCCGGGCATACCGATGTGGTTCCCGCCGGGGATGCAGACCGCTGGATCAACCCACCGTTCGAACCCACTATCCGCGACGGAATGTTGTTTGGCCGTGGCGCGGCTGACATGAAAGGCTCGCTGGCGGCAATGGTCGTTGCAGCAGAGCGCTTCGTTGCCCAGCATCCAGACCATAAAAACCGCCTTGCGTTTCTGATCACCTCTGATGAAGAAGCCAGCGCGCACAATGGTACCGTGAAGGTCGTTGAAGCGCTGATGGCGCGTAACGAGCGCCTGGATTACTGCCTGGTGGGTGAGCCATCCAGCACCGAGGTGGTCGGTGATGTGGTAAAAAATGGCCGTCGTGGCTCGCTGACCTGTAATCTGACCATTCATGGCGTACAGGGGCACGTTGCCTATCCGCACCTTGCAGATAACCCTGTTCACCGTGCCGCACCGATGCTGAATGAGCTGGTCGCGATTGAGTGGGATAAAGGCAATGAATTCTTCCCGCCGACCAGTATGCAGATCGCCAACGTGCAGGCTGGCACGGGCAGCAACAACGTCATTCCGGGTGACTTTTACGTGCAGTTCAACTTCCGTTTCAGCACCGAGTTGACCGACGAGATGATCAAAGCCCGCGTTGTGGCGCTGCTGGAAAAATATTCACTGCGCTACACCGTCGACTGGTGGCTTTCTGGTCAGCCATTCCTGACGCAGCGCGGGAAACTGGTGGACGCGGTGGTGAATGCTATCGCGCACTATAATGAAATAAAGCCACAACTGTTGACGACCGGCGGAACATCAGACGGGCGCTTTATCGCTCGTATGGGTGCGCAGGTTGTAGAACTGGGCCCGGTGAATGCCACCATTCATAAAATTAATGAATGTGTAAATGCGGCAGATTTGCAGCTGTTGGCCCGCATGTATCAACGTATCATGGAGCAACTCGTCGCCTGA
- a CDS encoding YpfN family protein, with protein MDWLAKYWWILVLVFLVGVLLNVIKDLKRVDHKKFLANKPELPPHRDFNDKWDDDDNWPKKDQKK; from the coding sequence ATGGATTGGCTGGCGAAATATTGGTGGATTCTGGTGTTGGTTTTTTTGGTCGGCGTGTTGCTCAACGTCATTAAAGATCTGAAACGTGTTGACCATAAAAAGTTCCTTGCCAACAAGCCGGAACTCCCGCCACACCGTGATTTTAACGACAAATGGGACGATGACGACAACTGGCCGAAGAAAGACCAGAAGAAGTAA
- the ypfH gene encoding esterase, whose product MKHDHFVVQRPDKPAKQLLLLFHGVGDNAVNMGQIGSWFAPLFPDAMIVSVGGVEPCGPNGRQWFSVQGVTEENRQARIDAIMPTFIETVRYWQQESGVGAEATALIGFSQGSIMSLESVKAQPGLVSRVIAFNGRFATLPQSATTQTTIHLIHGGEDRVIELSHAVAAQEALIRGGGDVTLDIVDDLGHAIDDRSMQFALDHLRYTVPKHYFDEALSGGKPNDDNIVEFM is encoded by the coding sequence ATGAAACACGACCATTTTGTTGTTCAACGTCCTGACAAACCGGCTAAACAGTTACTGCTTCTGTTTCATGGTGTTGGTGATAATGCCGTCAATATGGGTCAGATTGGCAGCTGGTTCGCGCCGCTTTTCCCGGACGCGATGATTGTCAGTGTCGGTGGAGTAGAGCCGTGCGGCCCGAACGGACGGCAGTGGTTTTCCGTGCAGGGCGTGACCGAAGAGAATCGTCAGGCGCGTATTGATGCCATTATGCCAACCTTTATTGAAACGGTTCGCTACTGGCAGCAAGAGAGCGGTGTGGGCGCGGAGGCCACCGCGCTTATCGGTTTCTCCCAGGGCTCGATTATGTCCCTTGAAAGCGTCAAAGCGCAGCCCGGGCTGGTATCCCGCGTGATAGCCTTTAACGGCCGCTTTGCCACCTTACCGCAAAGTGCAACCACGCAGACCACCATCCACCTTATTCACGGTGGTGAAGACCGGGTGATTGAGCTTTCTCATGCGGTTGCCGCTCAGGAAGCCCTGATTCGCGGTGGTGGTGATGTGACGCTGGATATTGTTGATGATCTGGGACACGCCATCGACGATCGCAGTATGCAGTTTGCGCTTGACCATTTGCGCTATACCGTGCCGAAGCACTACTTCGATGAAGCGCTAAGCGGCGGTAAGCCGAATGACGATAATATTGTCGAGTTTATGTGA